A window of bacterium contains these coding sequences:
- a CDS encoding sodium:solute symporter → MAFIDWGIVVVYSIGMLWLGYYFSKRSSKSMESYFTADRSLSWWVLAFSAVATYSCAGAAPAFTMLVYNSGLLGNWWWWLPWVIWMPIVAVFWSKFWRRLNVVTTAELIEVRYSGKTASVFRGIYGVFMSFGWAIVLMGYVTGWLGKAVCPIIGCTELQLIIFSGIIVLIYTTVGGLLGVAYTDVVQFGIFMVGNIVLIPIILHSAGGFNAVYDKVLALRGPGFFQAMPPGGDLVGMTLVALVIQGLFFAASPSGGEGFTAQRFMAAKNEFHAQLGQIFNAVLSLVVRVVPFLFLGIIGAALYAPGTVDPALIWGLLVSKYSFVGLTGLIVVAELSAYMSTISTEMNWGASYMINDMYRRFIKKDATERHYVMASKICTVIMLILSLLVAHYLVKGMMAWFLFINSVMVAFILPLAWMRFFWWRLNIYGEASAIIAGIPLGYLIWFPWGFSEKPFWQGFLLLFVAGWLVILIVTLLTKPEKKETLINFYKRCQPPGLWGPITKEFSLEERTRIKKETSNDLIDCFLGILLCGGATVIMTSLFGKHWVLLGVSTLVSAVAIILFINRWRKKGVFKGL, encoded by the coding sequence ATGGCGTTCATAGATTGGGGGATTGTAGTAGTATATTCTATTGGGATGTTGTGGTTAGGTTACTATTTCAGCAAGCGTTCCAGCAAAAGTATGGAAAGCTATTTCACTGCTGACAGAAGCCTTTCCTGGTGGGTTCTTGCGTTTTCTGCCGTGGCGACATACAGCTGCGCGGGAGCGGCACCGGCTTTTACGATGCTTGTTTATAATAGTGGACTTTTAGGAAACTGGTGGTGGTGGTTGCCATGGGTAATCTGGATGCCTATTGTAGCCGTATTCTGGTCGAAATTTTGGAGAAGACTTAACGTCGTTACTACTGCTGAGCTTATCGAAGTCAGATACAGCGGAAAAACGGCAAGTGTTTTCAGAGGCATTTATGGAGTTTTTATGAGTTTTGGCTGGGCAATCGTCCTTATGGGATATGTAACGGGCTGGTTAGGAAAAGCCGTATGTCCCATTATCGGATGCACCGAACTCCAGTTAATAATATTTTCAGGAATAATAGTATTAATTTATACAACCGTTGGCGGATTATTAGGAGTTGCATATACCGATGTCGTACAATTCGGGATTTTTATGGTAGGGAATATAGTTCTTATCCCGATTATTTTACATAGCGCCGGCGGATTTAATGCCGTTTATGACAAGGTACTTGCCTTGAGGGGACCGGGATTTTTCCAGGCAATGCCTCCCGGTGGCGACCTTGTAGGAATGACTTTAGTTGCGTTAGTCATACAGGGACTTTTCTTTGCGGCTTCGCCTTCAGGCGGAGAAGGGTTTACCGCTCAAAGATTTATGGCAGCGAAGAACGAATTCCACGCACAGTTAGGGCAAATCTTTAATGCGGTTTTATCTTTAGTCGTAAGGGTTGTCCCATTTTTATTTCTCGGTATAATCGGAGCGGCACTTTATGCGCCGGGCACTGTAGACCCTGCTCTAATATGGGGATTATTAGTTTCGAAATACTCGTTTGTCGGTTTGACGGGTTTGATTGTTGTTGCAGAATTATCAGCGTATATGTCAACGATATCTACGGAAATGAACTGGGGCGCATCATATATGATAAACGATATGTATAGAAGATTTATAAAGAAGGATGCGACAGAAAGACATTACGTAATGGCAAGTAAAATTTGCACGGTAATTATGCTTATTCTCTCTTTATTAGTCGCTCATTATCTGGTAAAAGGAATGATGGCATGGTTCTTGTTCATAAACTCGGTTATGGTAGCATTTATTCTTCCTTTAGCCTGGATGAGATTTTTCTGGTGGAGATTGAATATTTACGGAGAAGCGTCGGCTATAATCGCGGGTATCCCGCTTGGATATTTAATATGGTTCCCATGGGGATTTTCCGAAAAACCATTCTGGCAGGGATTTTTATTGTTATTCGTAGCAGGATGGTTAGTCATATTAATTGTTACTCTTCTCACGAAACCTGAGAAAAAGGAAACGTTAATTAATTTCTACAAACGCTGTCAGCCACCGGGTTTATGGGGACCGATTACTAAAGAATTTTCTTTAGAAGAAAGAACTAGAATAAAGAAAGAAACTTCAAATGACCTTATTGATTGTTTCCTTGGTATTTTACTTTGTGGAGGAGCTACGGTTATAATGACAAGTTTGTTTGGGAAA